The following are from one region of the Aspergillus luchuensis IFO 4308 DNA, chromosome 4, nearly complete sequence genome:
- a CDS encoding PAF acetylhydrolase family protein (COG:S;~EggNog:ENOG410PPIM;~InterPro:IPR005065,IPR041127,IPR029058;~PFAM:PF12740;~SECRETED:SignalP(1-18);~go_function: GO:0003847 - 1-alkyl-2-acetylglycerophosphocholine esterase activity [Evidence IEA];~go_process: GO:0016042 - lipid catabolic process [Evidence IEA]) has translation MIPAILCTSLLLLGLGQAATVPLPPGTGPCGVTLKASELVDWSRTNPFNPEGGKRALMVTTFTPVNCGSVLSESYFPNATAAYEDETFQSFGLPAGTFESFRIQAQQQPLSSRNNESYPIVLFSPALGVSRLMYTSLLQDISSHGFAVISVDHPYDANIVEFPDGSTIIGVLDNTTTDAQFTWAMNVRVQDMIFVYNQTHNETAVNEIFPLSLDNPRLLSLDRVSITGHSLGGATAAQTMLVDNRFVGGINLDGSFWGSVLKKGLSSPFLMFSNANHTAETDPSWGTFWSNLRGWKLELRLAQSKHYSFSDLPVLVDSLSISDELKEIAQETYLGTIGALRAKNVVVSYMVAALQYFAYGRTSDLLSGPSAAYPDVTFVHSA, from the coding sequence ATGATTCCTGCCATCCTATGCACCAGCCTTTTGCTTCTCGGTCTCGGCCAAGCAGCAAccgttcctcttcctccaggcACTGGGCCATGCGGCGTCACGCTCAAGGCCAGTGAACTAGTCGACTGGTCTCGAACCAATCCATTCAATCCAGAAGGGGGGAAACGTGCCCTCATGGTCACGACCTTTACACCCGTCAACTGCGGGAGCGTGCTCTCTGAATCCTACTTCCCGaatgcaacagcagcatATGAAGATGAAACATTCCAGTCTTTCGGGCTACCTGCAGGAACGTTCGAGTCCTTTCGCATCCAggcacagcaacagccacTCTCGTCTCGTAACAACGAAAGTTACCCAATTGTGCTCTTTTCACCGGCCCTGGGTGTATCAAGATTGATGTACACCTCGCTGCTTCAAGACATTTCCAGTCACGGATTTGCAGTCATCTCCGTCGATCATCCGTATGATGCCAATATCGTGGAATTTCCCGATGGTAGTACGATCATCGGTGTCCTCGACAACACTACAACAGATGCACAGTTCACTTGGGCAATGAACGTTCGCGTCCAAGACATGATCTTTGTTTACAACCAAACCCACAACGAGACGGCGGTCAATGAAATATTCCCCTTGTCACTAGACAATCCACGCCTACTGTCTCTCGACCGCGTATCAATCACCGGCCATTCCCTCGGCGGAGCGACAGCCGCACAGACAATGTTGGTTGACAACCGATTTGTCGGAGGCATCAATTTAGACGGTTCATTCTGGGGATCCGTCCTCAAAAAGGGACTGTCCAGCCCGTTCCTAATGTTCAGTAATGCCAACCACACTGCAGAAACAGATCCTAGCTGGGGAACATTCTGGTCGAACTTACGAGGATGGAAATTGGAACTACGACTCGCACAGTCTAAGCACTATTCCTTTTCCGACTTACCGGTACTGGTGGATTCTCTGAGTATCTCTGACGAACTAAAAGAAATTGCTCAGGAAACTTATCTTGGAACGATTGGCGCTTTGAGGGCTAAGAATGTGGTTGTCTCATACATGGTTGCTGCGTTGCAGTATTTTGCTTATGGGCGCACGTCGGATCTTCTGAGTGGCCCTTCTGCAGCATATCCGGACGTTACGTTTGTTCATTCTGCCTAG
- a CDS encoding uncharacterized protein (COG:S;~EggNog:ENOG410PHD7;~TransMembrane:1 (o24-42i)), protein MESPVQAVSYGLSSVGIMASVGGTYLNFGLWGISLLPAWLVIRQFGVSLEDRKVARDYGRE, encoded by the exons ATGGAGTCGCCGGTGCAGGCTGTTTCG TATGGGTTGAGCAGTGTCGGTATCATGGCTTCTGTGGGTGGAACGTATCTCAACTTTGGTCTCTGGGGCATCTCGCTGCTGCCGGCGTGGCTGGTCATTCGCCAGTTTGGTGTGAGTTTGGAAGATCGCAAGGTGGCAAGGGATTATGGACGTGAGTGA
- a CDS encoding DUF895 domain membrane protein (COG:S;~EggNog:ENOG410PHD7;~InterPro:IPR011701,IPR036259;~PFAM:PF07690,PF05978;~TransMembrane:10 (i37-55o75-94i101-121o127-152i164-185o197-217i255-275o287-307i319-339o359-379i);~go_function: GO:0022857 - transmembrane transporter activity [Evidence IEA];~go_process: GO:0055085 - transmembrane transport [Evidence IEA]): protein MSLEKQPSLTDEEVHDTPSSTPFEPSRDHKVKWYRSTTYNALVLGLCNFLAPGIWTAMNSLGGGGSESPYLVDAANALTFGLMVFSCFFGSVVVRLVGIKWTLILGTIGYAPYAAGLYTHNRFGTDWLVLFGAAVCGLSAGIFWMAESAIALSYPEPENQGRFLGLWLSFRVGGQILGGAINLGLNVHRNTAGSVSYAVFGVFIALQALGPVAGMLLTEPGKVMRRDGMQVKLRIAHSAWYEVKAMTRLFFRREFLCIVPLIAQATYTEAVMFTYLDLWFSVRVRALGSFLSGVLALVSGNVLGAFLDSTRRFGLKTRSRGAFFVVLGLQGGWWVWATVVTTQYTNEGRSGIDWVDEGFAKGFVLYLVWVAGFQLNYMFL from the exons ATGTCACTCGAAAAGCAACCATCCTTAACGGATGAAGAGGTACATGATACACCATCCTCTACTCCCTTCGAACCGAGTCGGGATCATAAAG TGAAATGGTACCGCTCAACAACCTACAACGCCCTGGTCCTCGGACTGTGCAACTTCCTCGCCCCGGGAATCTGGACAGCAATGAACAGTCTCGGCGGCGGGGGCTCCGAAAGTCCCTACCTAGTCGACGCCGCGAACGCCCTCACCTTCGGACTAATGGTATTCTCCTGTTTCTTCGGGAGCGTCGTCGTCCGTCTGGTCGGGATAAAATGGACGCTCATCCTCGGCACAATCGGGTACGCGCCGTACGCAGCAGGACTGTACACACACAATCGGTTCGGAACGGACTGGCTAGTCCTCTTCGGTGCAGCAGTATGCGGACTATCAGCAGGTATATTCTGGATGGCGGAGAGCGCGATCGCGCTATCCTACCCGGAGCCAGAGAACCAAGGTCGGTTCTTAGGACTCTGGTTGAGTTTCCGCGTCGGGGGCCAGATCCTTGGCGGGGCGATTAATCTGGGCTTGAACGTGCATCGGAATACAGCGGGGAGTGTGAGTTATGCTGTCTTCGGGGTGTTTATTGCCTTGCAGGCGCTGGGGCCGGTggcggggatgttgttgacgGAGCCTGGGAAGGTGATGAGACGGGATGGGATGCAGGTGAAGTTACGGATTGCGCATAGTGCGTGGTACGAGGTGAAGGCGATGACGCGGTTGTTTTTCCGGAGGGAGTTTCTGTGTATCGTGCCGTTGATTGCGCAGGCCACGTATACGGAGGCGGTGATGTTCACGTATCTGGATTTGTGGTTTAGTGTGCGGGTAAGAGCGCTGGGGAGTTTCTTGTCGGGCGTCTTGGCGCTGGTGAGTGGGAATGTGTTGGGGGCGTTTTTGGATAGTACGAGGCGGTTTGggttgaagacgaggagtCGGGGGGCGTTCTttgtggtgttggggttgcagggtgggtggtgggtgtgggcGACGGTGGTCACGACGCAGTATACGAACGAGGGGAGGAGTGGGATTGattgggtggatgaggggttTGCGAAGGGGTTTGTGTTGTATTTGGTGTGGGTTGCTGGGTTTCAGTTGAACTATATGTTTTTGTGA
- a CDS encoding putative methionine permease (COG:E;~EggNog:ENOG410PFJ6;~InterPro:IPR002293;~PFAM:PF00324,PF13520;~TransMembrane:12 (i40-60o72-93i114-140o152-173i185-203o232-251i271-293o323-344i368-388o404-422i434-453o465-487i);~go_component: GO:0016020 - membrane [Evidence IEA];~go_function: GO:0022857 - transmembrane transporter activity [Evidence IEA];~go_process: GO:0055085 - transmembrane transport [Evidence IEA]), whose translation MMAYGERQPLLSVPGDSSDDVPSDVLPTTGQRKHLTWISAYILVVSRVIGSGIFATPGTIVKSAGSVGLSLLIWAVGTVLAACALAVSMEYGCMLPQSGGEKVYLEYTYPRPRFLASTLIAVQAVVLGFTASNCIVFAKYTFFAFNVVPTELQHKALAVGLMTAVTIIHGCFLRTGIWIQNAFGWVKIFLIGAISLTGIWVILLRPHGDPDALAPEPTSVFSWDTLWEDSNWSWNLLSTSLFKVFYSYAGLNNVNNVLGEVKNPIRTIKTVCPAALLTAGALYFLANISYFLVVPLEDIKNSGELVAGLLFERLFGSHIGRTLFPLAIAISAAGNVMVVTYALARVNQEIARQGFLPWSRVLSSSKPFGAPLGGLIVHYIPSLLVIALPPQGDVYNFILDVEGYPGQVFSLAVTVGLLLLRYREPSLPRPFKAWLPAVWLRVVVCVALLSAPFFPPADGKSDVNFFYATYAIVGMGVIIFGILYWYIWTVLLPRWGGYKLEEEDEVLDDGTKITKLARSYT comes from the exons ATGATGGCGTACGGTGAACGACAACCTCTATTGAGCGTACCTGGCGACTCTTCGGATGACGTGCCCAGTGATGTCCTGCCAACCACGGGACAGCGAAAACATCTTACCTGGATCAGCGCATACATCCTGGTAGTCTCGCGAGTTATTGGGAGCGGCATCTTCGCAACACCCGGAACCATCGTCAAATCTGCCGGCAGTGTCGGCCTGTCACTGTTGATATGGGCAGTCGGAACCGTTCTGGCAGCCTGCGCGCTGGCCGTGTCGATGGAATATGGCTGTATGCTGCCGCAatcaggaggagaaaag GTATACCTGGAGTATACCTATCCGCGTCCTCGGTTTCTGGCGTCGACCCTGATCGCAGTGCAGGCAGTTGTTCTGGGTTTCACGGCCAGCAActgcatcgtcttcgccAAGTATACTTTCTTCGCTTTTAACGTGGTGCCCACAGAGCTCCAACACAAAGCCCTAGCGGTGGGGTTGATGACTGCTGTAACAATCATCCATGGCTGCTTCCTTCGAACTGGGATCTGGATTCAGAACGCATTCGGCTGGGTGAAGATATTTCTCATCGGTGCCATTTCTCTGACCGGTATTTGGGTGATCTTGCTTCGCCCTCATGGTGACCCTGACGCTCTCGCCCCTGAACCAACCAGCGTGTTCTCGTGGGACACATTGTGGGAGGACTCCAACTGGAGTTGGAACTTGCTGTCCACGTCGTTGTTCAAGGTGTTCTACTCATACGCGGGATTGAACAATGTCAACAACGTCCTGGGCGAGGTGAAGAATCCGATCCGGACGATCAAAACGGTATGTCCGGCAGCGCTTCTCACCGCTGGTGCTTTGTACTTTCTTGCCAATATCTCGTACTTCCTCGTTGTGCCGCTTGAAGATATTAAGAACAGCGGAGAATTAGTCGCTGGTCTGCTCTTCGAGCGGCTTTTTGGCAGCCACATCGGACGGACGCTATTTCCGCTCGCCATTGCcatttctgctgctggtaaTGTCATGGTAGTTACTTACGCCTTG GCCCGCGTAAACCAAGAGATCGCCCGACAGGGATTCCTTCCGTGGTCCCGCGTCCTGTCGTCCTCCAAACCGTTTGGTGCTCCCCTTGGCGGCCTCATCGTGCACTATATACCCTCTCTGCTGGTCATCGCCCTGCCACCCCAAGGAGACGTGTACAATTTCATTCTCGACGTTGAAGGCTACCCCGGACAAGTCTTCAGTCTCGCAGTTACAGTGGGTCTTCTACTGCTGCGATACCGCGAACCGTCTCTCCCACGGCCTTTCAAGGCGTGGCTACCAGCAGTATGGCTACGAGTCGTAGTTTGCGTCGCATTACTCTCTGCGCCATTTTTCCCTCCAGCAGACGGGAAGAGCGATGTTAATTTCTTCTACGCGACATATGCGATCGTGGGAATGGGAGT TATCATCTTCGGAATTCTCTACTGGTACATCTGGACAGTGCTTCTCCCACGCTGGGGCGGATATAaactggaagaggaagatgaggtgcTGGATGACGGGACCAAGATTACCAAGCTTGCGCGTTCGTATACTTAA
- a CDS encoding LLM class flavin-dependent oxidoreductase (COG:C;~EggNog:ENOG410PGED;~InterPro:IPR011251,IPR016215,IPR036661;~PFAM:PF00296;~go_function: GO:0004497 - monooxygenase activity [Evidence IEA];~go_function: GO:0016705 - oxidoreductase activity, acting on paired donors, with incorporation or reduction of molecular oxygen [Evidence IEA];~go_process: GO:0055114 - oxidation-reduction process [Evidence IEA]), which yields MGSTEKKHLILNAFAMQSPSHLNPGLHRYPKDQGHKYTSLQSWIRVAQKLEAAKFHAIFFADVLGGYDVYKGPANLDPTIPAGAQFPINDPLYSIPAMAAATETIAFGVTASTTYDAPYAMARRFSTVDHLSNGRVGWNIVTSYLESAARNFGLNTQIEHDERYRIADEYLDVTYKLWEGSWRDGAVYKGDDRDGVKGYADPKAVRQIHHKGKYFNVPGPHLCEPSPQRTPFLLQAGTSSAGKAFAAKHAEAIFLNGQTPELVRPSVDSVREQAKALGRDPAGIKIVAGVLVIVAETDEAAQAKFEEYARYGDREGALALFGGWSGYDLSTYDDEQDFRFVEQPAVRSMVNHWASTVPGMEGKKWNKKTIADYLIMGGNGSKIIGGPKTVADELERWVEVADVDGFNLSYASIPETFDDIIQYLVPELQARGIFHTDYAVKGGTMRENMTEQKGQTRLPESHPGAKYFWREGEEVPKYAEGQ from the coding sequence ATGGGCTCCACCGAGAAAAAACATCTCATCCTCAATGCCTTCGCCATGCAATCGCCCTCGCACCTGAACCCGGGCCTGCACCGCTACCCCAAAGACCAAGGCCACAAGTACACCTCCCTGCAGAGCTGGATCCGCGTCGCACAGAAGCTCGAGGCGGCAAAATTCCACGCCATATTCTTCGCCGACGTGCTCGGCGGCTACGACGTCTACAAGGGGCCCGCGAACCTCGACCCGACTATCCCTGCGGGCGCGCAGTTCCCTATCAATGATCCGCTATACAGTATCCCCGCTATGGCGGCTGCTACTGAGACGATTGCTTTCGGTGTGACTGCGTCGACGACATATGATGCGCCGTACGCGATGGCGAGACGCTTCTCTACTGTTGACCATCTATCGAATGGTCGGGTGGGATGGAACATTGTCACGTCATACTTGGAGTCTGCGGCAAGGAACTTCGGATTGAATACGCAGATTGAGCATGATGAGCGGTATCGCATTGCGGATGAGTATCTCGATGTGACGTATAAATTGTGGGAGGGGTCATGGCGCGATGGGGCTGTGTATAAGGGGGATGATCGCGATGGGGTGAAGGGGTATGCAGATCCGAAGGCTGTGAGACAGATTCATCACAAGGGGAAATACTTCAATGTCCCCGGGCCGCATCTGTGTGAGCCGAGTCCGCAGAGGACGCCGTTCTTGTTGCAGGCTGGTACGTCGTCGGCGGGTAAGGCATTCGCGGCGAAGCATGCCGAGGCGATCTTTTTGAATGGACAGACACCTGAGCTGGTCAGACCAAGTGTTGATAGTGTGCGGGAGCAGGCGAAGGCGCTGGGTCGCGATCCTGCGGGGATTAAGATTGTCGCGGGTGTGTTGGTGATTGTTGCGGAGACGGATGAGGCCGCGCAGGCCAAGTTCGAGGAGTATGCCAGATATGGCGATCGCGAGGGCGCGTTGGCCCTGTTTGGAGGCTGGTCTGGGTATGATCTGTCGACATACGATGATGAACAGGACTTCCGATTCGTGGAGCAGCCGGCGGTGCGGAGTATGGTTAATCACTGGGCCAGTACGGTGCccgggatggaggggaagaagtggaaTAAGAAGACGATTGCGGATTATTTGATTATGGGCGGCAATGGGAGCAAAATTATCGGTGGGCCCAAGACAGTCGCGGATGAGTTGGAGAGGTGGGTGGAGGTTGCTGATGTCGATGGGTTTAATCTCAGCTACGCCAGCATTCCTGAGACGTTTGATGATATTATCCAGTATCTCGTGCCCGAGTTGCAGGCACGCGGGATCTTCCACACCGATTATGCAGTCAAGGGCGGCACGATGCGCGAGAATATGACGGAGCAGAAGGGACAGACGAGATTGCCTGAGTCGCATCCGGGCGCAAAGTATTTCTGGcgtgagggcgaggaggtgcCTAAGTATGCGGAGGGTCAGTGA
- a CDS encoding zinc-binding alcohol dehydrogenase family protein (COG:S;~EggNog:ENOG410PKP4;~InterPro:IPR013154,IPR013149,IPR036291,IPR011032;~PFAM:PF00107,PF08240;~go_process: GO:0055114 - oxidation-reduction process [Evidence IEA]), with protein MTTISTYTLPASVEEKYTTVYHREFVLEQRTDPTYTTQSAPTDSIIPSKTTQRALLLHAAGEQYTLVTDHAIPEISHKDEILVKIQAVGLNPVDWKGPAFNFGLPSLPWINGRDLAGEVVRVNNENSRVRVGDKVLVPSTDYRDIRKAAFQEYAVATHFNAARIPSNSCIHASASLGVAFVASVLALGVSLGLDFRECAQAPGPNLQDTVAQLDINDIPADIRGECFSSSAVPERLRKGDWIAIWGASTTTGYITLQLAKLAGLHVICVADIARHGSRLHQLGADVLVDRQDTERAVDIIRGVTGGKLRYAVDIVGAETATLLQRTLDNTIREDGSHSHLLGLTGLPKERNEALVYHTVPIKLFHTSPTVGEQMVSWLEGLLETEALQLPEVVRHEGGLGSINESLEVLRKGSVSGKRIVVDMAE; from the exons ATGACGACGATATCAACTTATACCCTCCCTGCATCGGTGGAGGAAAAGTACACCACGGTGTACCATCGGGAATTCGTCTTGGAGCAGCGAACAGACCCTACTTATACTACCCAATCGGCACCCACTGATTCGATCATACCATCCAAGACGACTCAGCGTGCACTGCTTCTACATGCTGCGGGAGAACAATATACCCTGGTGACTGATCATGCCATCCCGGAGATCTCTCACAAGGACGAGATCTTAGTTAAG ATTCAAGCAGTTGGGTTAAACCCTGTCGATTGGAAGGGCCC AGCCTTCAACTTCGGCCTCCCCAGTCTACCATGGATCAACGGTCGGGATCTCGCCGGAGAAGTGGTTCGGGTCAACAATGAGAATAGTCGGGTTCGTGTCGGCGACAAGGTGCTGGTTCCATCGACAGACTATCGTGATATTCGGAAAGCTGCCTTTCAAGAATACGCCGTCGCTACCCACTTCAACGCTGCACGTATACCATCGAACTCCTGCATCCACGCTTCTGCCTCGCTCGGTGTTGCCTTTGTCGCTTCTGTCCTAGCCCTTGGTGTATCACTCGGTCTTGACTTCAGGGAGTGCGCCCAGGCCCCGGGTCCGAACTTGCAGGATACGGTTGCTCAGCTTGATATCAACGATATACCCGCCGATATTCGTGGGGAATGCTTTTCATCAAGTGCGGTACCGGAGCGTCTCAGGAAGGGTGACTGGATTGCTATCTGGGGTG CATCCACTACAACCGGATACATCACCCTCCAACTCGCCAAGCTCGCAGGCCTCCACGTCATCTGTGTAGCAGATATCGCCCGCCACGGCTCGCGACTTCATCAACTCGGTGCAGATGTTCTTGTTGACCGACAAGATACGGAACGAGCTGTGGATATCATACGTGGAGTCACCGGAGGTAAACTCCGGTATGCTGTTGACATTGTCGGGGCAGAGACGGCGACACTACTACAGCGCACACTTGATAATACTATCCGCGAAGATGGCTCTCATTCTCATCTACTCGGTTTGACAGGCCtgccaaaggaaagaaacgaGGCATTGGTATATCACACTGTTCCAATCAAGCTATTCCATACTTCTCCGACCGTGGGAGAGCAGATGGTCTCttggttggaggggttgctGGAGACCGAGGCGTTGCAACTGCCAGAGGTTGTTCGACATGAGGGCGGGTTAGGGAGCATTAATGAGTCGCTGGAGGTGTTGCGCAAGGGCAGTGTGTCGGGGAAGAGGATAGTTGTTGATATGGCGGAGTAG
- a CDS encoding putative C2H2 finger domain protein (COG:S;~EggNog:ENOG410PXHU;~InterPro:IPR036236,IPR013087,IPR022755;~PFAM:PF12874,PF12171) gives MGDLGPYLEYDGEDYICTICDRCFRTEGALFAHCRATTRHEWCERCRRVFVSEDSKNAHIRASKRHNLCRSCCEPIDFETNEDLRDHLEDYHHACLECNIFFKSAEDVLSHDISVHHYCNICDRYFGNENNLRMHRQKHQPMDVECYGCYHRFRSFSGMLIHLESGACQSGVSEETIDDLATECYQSRKYIVGTDGDWQYECPDCERQFWQLSALYQHVEDVPACSYLATGDGCLAKLERFMASRLP, from the exons ATGGGCGACTTGGGGCCATATCTCGAATACGATGGTGAAGACTACATCTGTACTATCTGTGACAGATGTTTCAGGACTGAAGGTGCGCTTTTCGCCCATTGCAGAGCAACCACACGACATGAATGGTGTGAGAGATGTCGTCGGGTATTTGTCTCAGAAGACTCGAAGAATGCACACATCCGAGCATCCAAGAGGCATAATCTTTGTCGTTCTTGTTGCGAACCAATAGACTTTGAAACGAATGAAGATCTTCGAGACCATCTGGAGGATTATCATCATGCTTGTCTTGAGTGCAACATTTTTTTCAAGTCTGCTGAGGATGTCCTAAGCCATGATATCTCTGTCCACCATTATTGCAATATCTGCGACAGATACTTCGGCAACGAAAACAATCTAAGAATG CATCGGCAGAAGCACCAACCCATGGACGTGGAATGCTATGGCTGCTATCATCGCTTCAGGTCATTTTCCGGGATGTTAATCCATCTGGAATCAGGGGCCTGTCAATCGGGGGTTTCGGAAGAGACGATTGATGATTTAGCAACGGAGTGTTACCAGAGCAGGAAATATATCGTTGGAACAGATGGAGACTGGCAGTATGAGTGTCCAGACTGTGAGAGGCAGTTCTGGCAACTATCTGCGTTGTACCAGCATGTTGAGGATGTCCCTGCCTGCTCCTATCTTGCGACTGGGGATGGTTGTTTAGCCAAGCTTGAACGCTTTATGGCTTCCAGGTTGCCATGA
- a CDS encoding uncharacterized protein (TransMembrane:1 (n16-23c31/32o216-239i)), whose protein sequence is MNSTTDIPPTTMTRPSLLLSTVSSSSSSSTAATTTTYFIILRTSNTTHLDNLGASILNVNATTNQTTAIFNCQSSKLGNCLITVPVSAMNGPSAAELTLTSVDSVTPLTHRLKTTTSMVIRYAIHTYVVRCDITASFNASCTTTDYAWESSDASTFPYTSTYSRTVSALAYMSIPITAGLEKLSRSVGVSTAVADPTASATEGTGPHPEEHFKSPLAWIAAPIVLLVVAGALIAGVMFWRKRKRSADRPASSEGEEDTTWGVFGKAELPTAGCGIVEAPGHEQEWVELVAVGNEISELPTNWNVAELPATWEVAELPG, encoded by the coding sequence ATGAACTCTACCACAGACATCCCACCCACGACCATGACTAGGCCTTCTTTACTATTATCAacggtatcatcatcgtcatcatcttcaacagcagcaacaacaacaacctacttcatcatcctccgcaccagcaacaccacccacctcGACAACCTAGGCGCCAGCATCCTCAACGTGAACGCCacaaccaaccaaaccacTGCCATCTTCAACTGCCAAAGCAGCAAGCTCGGCAACTGTCTCATCACAGTGCCAGTATCAGCAATGAATGGCCCGTCAGCTGCAGAACTCACTCTCACGAGCGTCGACTCAGTCACTCCCTTAACCCATCGTCTGAAGACTACCACATCGATGGTGATCCGATATGCGATCCATACGTATGTGGTTCGATGCGACATTACAGCCTCCTTCAACGCTTCCTGCACAACTACAGACTATGCTTGGGAGTCCTCTGACGCCTCCACGTTCCCTTATACGTCTACCTATTCGAGGACGGTGTCAGCTCTAGCGTATATGTCTATTCCAATCACAGCTGGGTTGGAGAAACTGTCAAGATCGGTTGGTGTGTCTACGGCGGTTGCAGATCCTACTGCATCTGCCACAGAAGGAACGGGGCCACATCCTGAAGAGCATTTCAAGAGCCCATTGGCGTGGATAGCGGCCCCCATCGTGCTTCttgttgtggctggtgcttTGATTGCCGGTGTTATGTTCTGGCGAAAACGGAAGAGATCTGCTGATCGGCCAGCATCGTcggagggtgaggaagatACGACCTGGGGTGTGTTTGGGAAGGCGGAGCTGCCGACGGCGGGGTGTGGTATTGTGGAGGCTCCGGGACATGAACAGGAGTGGGTCGAGTTGGTCGCGGTTGGGAATGAGATATCGGAGCTGCCGACGAATTGGAATGTGGCGGAGTTGCCGGCTACTTGGGAGGTGGCGGAGTTGCCTGGGTAG
- a CDS encoding uncharacterized protein (COG:S;~EggNog:ENOG410PK10;~InterPro:IPR044053;~go_function: GO:0016491 - oxidoreductase activity [Evidence IEA]), producing the protein MASAAVQTPTGGDASTVPSKPTPTPSSGPHHAHTTLNFLKELPDGSHLAPSYVGVPSSYDRPSISIPVTINDVSGHELDYTLDGNGFQFYYHTSAEKDFLDDEKIKREYYPETEQLLKDATNASRIFIFDHTIRRPQPANTPSSQLRGPVNRVHIDQSYRAAKDRVEYHLPDDAPRLLRGRYQIINVWRPIKTVKRDPLAVADAHTVPDSDLVPTKLIYPNREGETCAVKPNPAVKWYYRYRQGPELVTLIKCFDSKTDGRARRVPHSAFELPGTEGEEGRESIEVRALVFHEDDLSDDATTTTV; encoded by the exons ATGGCCTCCGCAGCAGTCCAAACTCCCACCGGAGGAGACGCTTCCACCGttccctccaaacccactcccaccccctcctccggccCTCACCACGCCCACACCAccctcaacttcctcaaaGAACTTCCCGACGGCTCGCACCTCGCCCCAAGCTACGTAGGCGTCCCAAGCAGCTACGACCGACCCAGCATATCCATCCCGGTAACCATCAACGACGTGAGCGGCCACGAACTCGACTACACGCTCGACGGCAACGGCTTCCAATTCTACTACCACACCAGCGCGGAGAAAGACTTCCTCGACGACGAGAAGATCAAGCGAGAATACTACCCTGAAACCGAGCAACTCTTGAAAGACGC CACCAACGCCTcccgcatcttcatcttcgaccaCACCATCCGCCGTCCCCAACCAGCCAACACACCGAGCTCCCAACTCCGCGGCCCCGTGAACCGCGTACACATCGACCAATCCTACCGCGCCGCCAAAGACCGCGTGGAATACCATCTCCCAGACGATGCACCCCGACTGCTCCGCGGGCGATACCAGATTATCAACGTCTGGCGACCCATCAAGACCGTGAAACGCGACCCGCTAGCCGTAGCGGACGCCCACACCGTCCCGGATAGCGATCTCGTTCCGACGAAGCTGATCTACCCGAACCGCGAGGGCGAGACGTGTGCGGTCAAGCCGAACCCCGCGGTCAAGTGGTATTACCGGTATAGACAGGGACCGGAGCTGGTGACGTTGATTAAGTGCTTTGATTCGAAGACGGATGGACGGGCGAGACGCGTGCCGCATAGTGCGTTTGAGTTGCCGgggacggagggggaggaggggagggagagtatTGAGGTTCGGGCGTTGGTGTTTCATGAGGATGATCTGAGTGACgatgctactactactaccgtATAG